A single genomic interval of Tursiops truncatus isolate mTurTru1 chromosome 1, mTurTru1.mat.Y, whole genome shotgun sequence harbors:
- the LOC117311163 gene encoding LRRN4 C-terminal-like protein translates to MPGNPRLLWLLAVTFSSVPRAQPLAGDAEEEEQDETPLPAVPCDYDRCRHLQVPCQELQRAGPTTCLCPGLSSATQPPEPPRLGEVRMEAEAGRAVVHWCAPFSPVHQYWLLLWEGAGAPQKGPPLNSTVRRAELKGLKPGGAYVVCVVASNAAGESSVPGAEGLDGAGGPAFGPCGRLTVLPRPLTLLHGAVGVGSALALLSCSALVWHFCLRERWGCPRRGRPSGAGL, encoded by the coding sequence ATGCCGGGAAATCCCCGCCTTCTGTGGCTCCTGGCTGTCACCTTCTCCTCGGTTCCCAGAGCGCAGCCCTTGGCGGGAGACGCGGAAGAAGAGGAGCAAGATGAGACACCTCTGCCGGCTGTCCCCTGCGACTACGACCGCTGCCGCCACCTGCAGGTGCCCTGCCAGGAGCTGCAGAGGGCCGGCCCGACGACGTGCCTGTGCCCTGGCCTCTCCAGCGCCACGCAGCCGCCCGAGCCGCCACGCCTGGGGGAAGTGCGCATGGAGGCCGAGGCGGGCCGCGCCGTGGTGCACTGGTGCGCCCCCTTCTCCCCGGTCCACCAGTACTGGCTGCTGCTTTGGGAAGGCGCCGGGGCTCCGCAGAAGGGGCCCCCCCTCAACTCGACGGTCCGCCGAGCGGAGCTGAAGGGCCTGAAGCCCGGGGGCGCATACGTCGTCTGCGTGGTGGCCTCCAACGCGGCCGGGGAGAGCAGCGTGCCCGGGGCCGAGGGCCTCGACGGCGCGGGCGGCCCCGCCTTCGGGCCCTGCGGCCGGCTGACTGTGCTGCCGAGGCCACTCACGCTGCTGCACGGGGCCGTGGGCGTGGGCTCGGCGCTGGCCCTGCTCAGCTGCTCCGCCCTGGTCTGGCACTTCTGCCTGCGCGAGCGCTGGGGCTGCCCCCGCCGAGGCCGCCCGAGCGGCGCGGGACTCTGA